From a region of the Corythoichthys intestinalis isolate RoL2023-P3 chromosome 7, ASM3026506v1, whole genome shotgun sequence genome:
- the mindy4 gene encoding probable ubiquitin carboxyl-terminal hydrolase MINDY-4 isoform X2: MVICVEEVSASLVREYLSRKGLKRTIACMDEEHPRTQSSINNRSHLRQALHIEDLYKENKVQSSPLRTLLEIIVKHHIEGHKADKMACQNEGSDSLHSASTIGSHRLSPEKSPLQMKESNPEHYTASLITGDHIKLRLQGKFVSRSQKEISSLDGERLRNHSETPSLPFASVYESSQSKLASMHDHDHFTLNEPEIKPPVTEVIQKSRPNRVRRGMMSGPIASTLQESTKQRHCRKVGMPQLMLRKEEEHRQSWDRMSGDSLQQKVLEKSLSEATEPAQSMEIEKKSTYFREIANSKTLPNVTDLSEMVLDDIDDELPELSKMSIESAATTPRNHEIGRPMDQHTASELKSILIGSGLKCFTVEWRNQGFTFSEKHDLRYGIVQKKGGPCGVLATIQAFVLKKLLFENVDCSNNTKLQCLRPTNATRRKCLVLALAEVLWRAGEEKQATVAINTGRTVFTPSGHKSEGVLEKIRYFTLDHIKDVQLLLEQHIEEFETGELGCLLLTISAIMSRSIDKLKEDMDVPTATLIGAHGYCTQELVNLLLVGRAVSNVFDGDVKLDSGNGNSTLLKGIKTHCNIGLLSLFEHYNIFKVGDYLKNPLFPIWVVCSESHFSVLFGLQGELLTNQDKSVEFDLYYYDGLANQQEEIRLTVFGKTGLSCQDLIPPLELCIRTRWKDAFVSWNDTEPIL; the protein is encoded by the exons ATGGTCATTTGTGTGGAGGAGGTGTCCGCGTCTCTTGTGCGGGAATATCTGAGTAGAAAG GGACTCAAGAGAACTATTGCCTGCATGGATGAAGAGCATCCACGCACACAGTCCAGTATCAACAACAGATCCCACTTGAGGCAAGCTCTGCACATTGAGGACCTGTACAAGGAAAATAAG GTTCAGAGTTCGCCCCTGAGGACTTTACTGGAAATTATTGTCAAGCACCACATTGAAGGTCACAAAGCTGACAAGATGGCCTGTCAAAATGAAGGAAGTGATTCCCTGCATTCTGCTTCAACAATCGGCTCGCATCGTCTTTCTCCTGAAAAATCCCCATTGCAAATGAAGGAAAGTAATCCAGAACACTACACAGCGTCCTTAATTACTGGGGATCACATCAAATTAAG GTTACAGGGGAAGTTTGTGTCCCGTTCTCAAAAGGAGATATCGTCACTTGATGGAGAGAGACTCAGGAACCATAGTGAAACTCCATCATTGCCATTTGCCTCAGTATATGAAAGTAGTCAGTCCAAGCTGGCATCAATGCATGATCACGATCACTTTACTTTGAATGAACCTGAAATAAAACCCCCTGTCACTGAAGTCATTCAAAAGAGCCGACCCAATCGGGTAAGACGTGGTATGATGTCTGGACCAATAGCAAGCACTCTTCAG GAGTCAACCAAACAAAGGCACTGTCGAAAAGTCGGTATGCCACAGCTTATGCTCAGAAAAGAAGAGGAGCACAGACAGTCTTGGGATAGAATGTCAGGGGACAGTTTACAACAAAAAGTCTTAGAGAAATCTCTAAGCGAGGCTACAGAACCAGCACAGAGCAtggaaattgagaaaaaaagcacATATTTCAGAGAAAT AGCTAATTCCAAGACCCTTCCAAATGTCACCGATTTGTCTGAGATGGTATTAG ATGACATTGACGATGAGCTGCCAGAACTCTCCAAAATGTCTATTGAGAGCGCAGCAACCACACCAAGGAACCATGAGATAGGACGCCCAATGGATCAACACACTGCTTCG GAATTGAAATCAATCCTCATCGGCTCAGGTTTAAAATGTTTCACTGTCGAATGGAGAAATCAGGGTTTCACGTTTTCTGAAAAGCATGACCTGAGATATGGAATAGTGCAGAAAAAG GGTGGTCCTTGTGGGGTCCTAGCTACCATCCAGGCTTtcgttttgaagaaacttctttttgaaaatgtagACTGTAGCAATAATACAAAACTACA GTGTTTAAGACCAACAAATGCAACAAGAAGAAAATGCCTGGTCTTAGCTTTGGCTGAAGTCCTATGGAGAGCTGGTGAGGAAAAACAAGCCACAGTAGCAAT AAATACAGGAAGAACAGTCTTTActccaagtggacacaaatctgAAGGAGTGCTTGAAAAG atAAGATATTTTACATTGGACCACATTAAAGATGTCCAGTTGCTACTGGAACAACATATTGAAGAG TTTGAGACAGGGGAGCTGGGATGCCTGCTTTTGACCATATCTGCCATCATGTCTCGATCTATTGATAA ATTGAAAGAGGATATGGATGTGCCAACTGCCACACTCATTGGAGCTCATGGCTACTGTACTCAG GAACTCGTCAACCTGTTGTTAGTGGGACGTGCTGTCTCTAATGTTTTTGACGGTGACGTTAAGCTGGACTCGGGCAATGGCAACTCTACACTTCTTAAGGGAATTAAAACTCATTGTAACATTGGTCTTCTATCACTTTTTGAACATTATAACATCTTTAAG gtTGGAGATTATCTAAAGAACCCTCTCTTTCCAATCTGGGTTGTGTGCAGTGAAAGCCATTTCAGTGTGCTGTTTGGCCTTCAGGGGGAGCTGTTAACAAATCAGGACAAGAGCGTTGAGTTCGACCTGTACTATTATGACGGACTGGCCAATCAGCAGGAAGAGATCCGCCTAACTGtct TTGGAAAAACGGGATTGAGTTGTCAAGATCTTATTCCTCCTCTGGAACTCTGCATTCGAACACG gtGGAAAGATGCATTCGTAAGTTGGAATGACACAGAACCTATTCTGTGA
- the mindy4 gene encoding probable ubiquitin carboxyl-terminal hydrolase MINDY-4 isoform X1, with product MVICVEEVSASLVREYLSRKGLKRTIACMDEEHPRTQSSINNRSHLRQALHIEDLYKENKVQSSPLRTLLEIIVKHHIEGHKADKMACQNEGSDSLHSASTIGSHRLSPEKSPLQMKESNPEHYTASLITGDHIKLRLQGKFVSRSQKEISSLDGERLRNHSETPSLPFASVYESSQSKLASMHDHDHFTLNEPEIKPPVTEVIQKSRPNRVRRGMMSGPIASTLQESTKQRHCRKVGMPQLMLRKEEEHRQSWDRMSGDSLQQKVLEKSLSEATEPAQSMEIEKKSTYFREIANSKTLPNVTDLSEMVLDDIDDELPELSKMSIESAATTPRNHEIGRPMDQHTASELKSILIGSGLKCFTVEWRNQGFTFSEKHDLRYGIVQKKGGPCGVLATIQAFVLKKLLFENVDCSNNTKLQCLRPTNATRRKCLVLALAEVLWRAGEEKQATVAINTGRTVFTPSGHKSEGVLEKIRYFTLDHIKDVQLLLEQHIEEFETGELGCLLLTISAIMSRSIDKLKEDMDVPTATLIGAHGYCTQELVNLLLVGRAVSNVFDGDVKLDSGNGNSTLLKGIKTHCNIGLLSLFEHYNIFKVGDYLKNPLFPIWVVCSESHFSVLFGLQGELLTNQDKSVEFDLYYYDGLANQQEEIRLTVSVGKTGLSCQDLIPPLELCIRTRWKDAFVSWNDTEPIL from the exons ATGGTCATTTGTGTGGAGGAGGTGTCCGCGTCTCTTGTGCGGGAATATCTGAGTAGAAAG GGACTCAAGAGAACTATTGCCTGCATGGATGAAGAGCATCCACGCACACAGTCCAGTATCAACAACAGATCCCACTTGAGGCAAGCTCTGCACATTGAGGACCTGTACAAGGAAAATAAG GTTCAGAGTTCGCCCCTGAGGACTTTACTGGAAATTATTGTCAAGCACCACATTGAAGGTCACAAAGCTGACAAGATGGCCTGTCAAAATGAAGGAAGTGATTCCCTGCATTCTGCTTCAACAATCGGCTCGCATCGTCTTTCTCCTGAAAAATCCCCATTGCAAATGAAGGAAAGTAATCCAGAACACTACACAGCGTCCTTAATTACTGGGGATCACATCAAATTAAG GTTACAGGGGAAGTTTGTGTCCCGTTCTCAAAAGGAGATATCGTCACTTGATGGAGAGAGACTCAGGAACCATAGTGAAACTCCATCATTGCCATTTGCCTCAGTATATGAAAGTAGTCAGTCCAAGCTGGCATCAATGCATGATCACGATCACTTTACTTTGAATGAACCTGAAATAAAACCCCCTGTCACTGAAGTCATTCAAAAGAGCCGACCCAATCGGGTAAGACGTGGTATGATGTCTGGACCAATAGCAAGCACTCTTCAG GAGTCAACCAAACAAAGGCACTGTCGAAAAGTCGGTATGCCACAGCTTATGCTCAGAAAAGAAGAGGAGCACAGACAGTCTTGGGATAGAATGTCAGGGGACAGTTTACAACAAAAAGTCTTAGAGAAATCTCTAAGCGAGGCTACAGAACCAGCACAGAGCAtggaaattgagaaaaaaagcacATATTTCAGAGAAAT AGCTAATTCCAAGACCCTTCCAAATGTCACCGATTTGTCTGAGATGGTATTAG ATGACATTGACGATGAGCTGCCAGAACTCTCCAAAATGTCTATTGAGAGCGCAGCAACCACACCAAGGAACCATGAGATAGGACGCCCAATGGATCAACACACTGCTTCG GAATTGAAATCAATCCTCATCGGCTCAGGTTTAAAATGTTTCACTGTCGAATGGAGAAATCAGGGTTTCACGTTTTCTGAAAAGCATGACCTGAGATATGGAATAGTGCAGAAAAAG GGTGGTCCTTGTGGGGTCCTAGCTACCATCCAGGCTTtcgttttgaagaaacttctttttgaaaatgtagACTGTAGCAATAATACAAAACTACA GTGTTTAAGACCAACAAATGCAACAAGAAGAAAATGCCTGGTCTTAGCTTTGGCTGAAGTCCTATGGAGAGCTGGTGAGGAAAAACAAGCCACAGTAGCAAT AAATACAGGAAGAACAGTCTTTActccaagtggacacaaatctgAAGGAGTGCTTGAAAAG atAAGATATTTTACATTGGACCACATTAAAGATGTCCAGTTGCTACTGGAACAACATATTGAAGAG TTTGAGACAGGGGAGCTGGGATGCCTGCTTTTGACCATATCTGCCATCATGTCTCGATCTATTGATAA ATTGAAAGAGGATATGGATGTGCCAACTGCCACACTCATTGGAGCTCATGGCTACTGTACTCAG GAACTCGTCAACCTGTTGTTAGTGGGACGTGCTGTCTCTAATGTTTTTGACGGTGACGTTAAGCTGGACTCGGGCAATGGCAACTCTACACTTCTTAAGGGAATTAAAACTCATTGTAACATTGGTCTTCTATCACTTTTTGAACATTATAACATCTTTAAG gtTGGAGATTATCTAAAGAACCCTCTCTTTCCAATCTGGGTTGTGTGCAGTGAAAGCCATTTCAGTGTGCTGTTTGGCCTTCAGGGGGAGCTGTTAACAAATCAGGACAAGAGCGTTGAGTTCGACCTGTACTATTATGACGGACTGGCCAATCAGCAGGAAGAGATCCGCCTAACTGtct CAGTTGGAAAAACGGGATTGAGTTGTCAAGATCTTATTCCTCCTCTGGAACTCTGCATTCGAACACG gtGGAAAGATGCATTCGTAAGTTGGAATGACACAGAACCTATTCTGTGA